The nucleotide sequence GGCCGGGCCGGCGGGCGCGGTCGCGGCGACGGCGGCCGGCACGTCCCGGCCCGGCAGCACCGCCCAGCCCAGGGCGCGGGCGTACCAAAGCGCTTCGTCCAGCGGGCCGGGGACGACGGGTGCCGAGCGGCGGGCGAAAAGGAGAGTCGCTGCCATAGCGTGTTCAACTCCGGAAGAAGGCTCCGGTTACGAGAGGTGATTGATCGATTGCGTGGGGTTTCGATGTCGGTTCCGGTTCCGGCGGACCACCGCCGGTGGGCTCCGACGCACTCGGTGCCACGCCCTGTTCCGGGCGGTGCGGGGTGGGCGTATGCCCGGTCCGGCCGTGGGTATGAGCCGGTCAGGAGCGCGTGGGAGGGGACGCCGATGCGGCGCGGGTCGGGACGGTACGACGGCGGGGCCGCGGCGGACCGGGTGGTCGCCGGGGGCCTCGGGCGCCCGCGTTCGCTTCTGGCGTACTCGCAATCGGTCACTCTGCTTGGTTCGGGGGAACACTGCCCCGCACTATCAGGTTTGACTAGGTGTCCGGCGCGGCCTGCAACACGTGGGTCGCACGTCCATTTGGACGAAGTGAGCGGTCCCGCGTGCGGGACTAGCATGCGGAAGGACAGGGAGGGGACCGTCCCCGAACTGCACGACCGCTCTGAGGAGCGATAACGATGTTCGAGAGGTTCACCGACCGCGCGCGGCGGGTTGTCGTTCTGGCTCAGGAGGAGGCCAGGATGCTCAACCACAACTACATCGGGACTGAGCACATCCTCCTCGGCCTCATCCACGAGGGTGAGGGCGTGGCCGCAAAGGCGCTGGAGAGCCTCGGGATTTCGCTTGAGGCGGTCCGTCAGCAGGTGGAGGAGATCATCGGCCAGGGCCAGCAGGCCCCGTCCGGCCACATCCCCTTCACGCCCCGCGCCAAGAAGGTCCTGGAGCTCTCGCTGCGCGAGGCACTTCAGTTGGGTCACAACTACATCGGCACCGAGCACATCCTGCTGGGCCTGATCCGTGAGGGCGAGGGCGTGGCCGCCCAGGTCCTGGTCAAGCTCGGCGCGGATCTGAACCGCGTGCGGCAGCAGGTCATCCAGCTGCTCTCCGGTTACTCGGGCGAGAAGACCGCCTCGCCGGGCGGCGCCGGCCAGGAGGGCACGCCGTCCACGTCGCTCGTGCTCGACCAGTTCGGGCGCAACCTGACGCAGGCCGCCCGCGAGGGCAAGCTCGACCCGGTCATCGGGCGCGAGAAGGAGATCGAGCGGGTCATGCAGGTGCTGTCCCGCCGCACCAAGAACAACCCGGTGCTCATCGGCGAGCCCGGCGTCGGCAAGACCGCCGTCGTCGAGGGCCTGGCCCAGGCGATCGTCAAGGGCGAGGTCCCCGAGACGCTGAAGGACAAGCAGCTCTACACGCTTGACCTCGGCGCGCTGGTCGCCGGCTCCCGCTACCGCGGTGACTTCGAGGAGCGCCTGAAGAAGGTGCTCAAGGAGATCCGCACGCGCGGCGACATCATCCTGTTCATCGACGAGCTGCACACCCTCGTGGGTGCGGGCGCCGCCGAGGGCGCGATCGACGCCGCGAGCATCCTCAAGCCGATGCTGGCCCGCGGTGAGCTGCAGACGATCGGTGCGACGACGCTCGACGAGTACCGCAAGCACCTGGAGAAGGACGCCGCGCTGGAGCGCCGCTTCCAGCCGATCCAGGTCGCGGAGCCGTCGCTGCCGCACACGATCGAGATCCTCAAGGGCCTGCGCGACCGGTACGAGGCGCACCACCGCGTCTCGATCACCGACGCCGCGCTGGTCGCCGCCGCGACCCTGGCGGACCGGTACATCTCGGACCGGTTCCTGCCGGACAAGGCGATCGACCTGATCGACGAGGCCGGCTCGCGCATGCGCATCCGCCGCATGACCGCGCCGCCGGACCTGCGCGAGTTCGACGAGAAGATCGCGAACGTGCGCCGCGAGAAGGAGTCCGCGATCGACGCGCAGGACTTCGAGAAGGCGGCGTCGCTGCGCGACAAGGAGAAGACCCTCCTCGCGGACAAGGCGAAGCGCGAGAAGGAGTGGAAGGCCGGCGACATGGACGTCGTCGCCGAGGTGGACGAGGAGCTGATCGCCGAGGTCCTGTCGACCGCGACGGGCATCCCGGTGTTCAAGCTCACCGAGGAGGAGTCGGCGCGCCTGCTGCGCATGGAGGACGAGCTGCACAAGCGCGTCATCGGGCAGAAGGACGCGATCAAGGCGCTGTCCCAGGCGATCCGGCGTACGCGCGCCGGTCTGAAGGACCCGAAGCGCCCCGGCGGCTCGTTCATCTTCGCGGGCCCGTCCGGTGTCGGTAAGACGGAGCTGTCCAAGACGCTCGCCGAGTTCCTGTTCGGCGACGAGGACGCGCTGATCCAGCTCGACATGTCGGAGTTCTCCGAGAAGCACACCGTGTCGCGGCTGTTCGGCTCGCCTCCCGGCTACGTCGGCTACGAAGAGGGCGGCCAGCTCACCGAGAAGGTGCGCCGCAAGCCGTTCTCGGTGGTGCTGTTCGACGAGGTCGAGAAGGCGCACCCGGACATCTTCAACTCGCTGCTGCAGATCCTGGAGGACGGCCGCCTGACCGACTCCCAGGGTCGGGTCGTCGACTTCAAGAACACCGTCATCATCATGACGACCAACCTCGGCACGCGGGACATCTCGAAGGGCTTCGGCCTCGGCTTCAGCGGCTCGTCGGACGTCAAGACCGGCTACGACCGCATGAAGGCGAAGGTCAACGAGGAGCTGAAGCAGCACTTCCGGCCCGAGTTCCTGAACCGTGTCGACGACACGATCGTGTTCCACCAGCTGTCCGAGGACGACATCATCCAGATCGTCGACCTCATGATCGCCAAGGTGGACGAGCGGCTGAAGGACCGGGACATGGGCATCGAGCTCACCCCGGCCGCGAAGAAGCTGCTCGCGAAGAAGGGCTACGACCCGCTGCTGGGCGCGCGTCCGCTGCGGCGCACGATCCAGCGGGAGATCGAGGACTCGCTGTCCGAGAAGATCCTGTACGCGGAGCTGCGCCCGGGCACGATCGTCGTGGTCGGCACCGAGGGAGACGGCGACGACGAGAAGTTCACGTTCGTCGGCGAGGAGAAGGCCGCGCTGCCGGACGTGCCGCCGGTCGAGGCCGCGGGCTCCGGCCCGGACCTGTCGAAGGGCGAGGCGACCTGACGCACCGCGCGCCAGGCAACGGCTGATCGAGGGCCGCCCCCGGGAAACCGGGGGCGGCCCTCCGCGTGTGCCCGCCCTGTGGTGCGGCGGGGGCGTCAGAGCGAGACGGGGAAGCACGCGCACAGCGCCTTGCGGTCGTCCAGAACCAGCGCCTCGATGCGCTCGGCCAGCATGCGGGCGATCAAGAGGCCCCTTCCGCGTTCCTGTTCCTCGCCCGGTTCCTCGATCGTGTCGAGAACGGGGACGAATTCGGGCGCGAAGTCGACGACTTCGATCCACATGTAGCTGGGATCGATCGACACCCATACTTCGAGACCGCCGGACATGCCGGCGTGTTCGACGGCGTTGCCCGCTAATTCGGACACCACTTGCACCGGTGCGAACGCGTCGAGGCCGAATTTTCGGCACAGCACTTCGACGTGTTCCCGGGCGGCGGCGACCGAACCGGGGTCGGACGGCAGCCGGAGGATGTGGACGGGCTCGGAAGACGCAGCGATTGCGTGCACAGCTCTCCCTGGGGGCCGCGCGGTGCGACGTCGTGTGCATCGCGATGATTGCTCTGCGTATTGACGCGAGAGCATACGGTGTTCAAGATGAGTGAAGCACCCGCGAAACTGCATGTGCAAGTAACTCCGGAAGAATCATGAAAACCCATGGGGGAGACGGGCCGTGTCGGTGGACCCTCAGCACACCGTGAAACGCAAGCGCCTCGGCCAGGAACTGCGCAGACTTCGCGAGGAACGCGGGATCACACGCAATGCCGCCGCCGCGGCGATGAAGTGCGACGCGTCGAAGATCTCCCGGATGGAGTTGGCCCGCGCGTATGTGACCGCGCACGATCTCGCGGTGCTCTGCCAGTTGTACGACGTACCGCCGCAGCAGCGGTTCGAGTTGGAATCGCTGCTCGTCGGCAAGCGTCCGCGTCATTGGTGGCGGGCGTACGCGGACGTGATGAGTGCGGGGCTCACCGACTTCGTCGCGCTGGAGGACGACGCCGAGGCCGAGCTGGAATACCACCCGATGGTGGTCTGCGGCCTGCTCCAGACTCCGGCGTACATCGAGACCATCATGCGTACGGGCTTTCACACGTTCGACATCGACCAGATCGAAAGCATGACCGCGGTGCGGATGGCACGGCAGCGCAGGCTCGTCGACGAGCCCACGCTGCGTTTTCACGGCATCACCACGGAGGCGGCGCTCAACTTCGAGTTGGGGGGTCCGGAGGTGATGCGGGAGCAGTTTCTGCACATGGCGGAGATGGCCGGGCTGCCGAATGTGACGATGCAGATCGTGCCGTTCACCGCGGGGCGAAGTGCCGTGCAGGGGGCGGGATTTGTCGTACTTAAGTTCGCTGATCCCGTTGATCCATCGGTGGCCTTCATGGACAGTATCAGCGGTATCATCCCCCGTGACACGCAGCGCGATATCCGGCGCTGTGACCGCTTGTTTGGCCAGATCCAATCGGCGGCGTTGTCGCCGGAAGACTCGGTCGCGCTGCTTCTTGAACGAGCAGAAAGCGCTTCATGAACAAGAACGAGCTGTACCAGGCGGATCTGACGTACGCGGGATGGACGAAGTCGTCGTTCTCGGAAATGGGCTCGTCGTGCGTCGAACTCGCGCCGATCAGCGGGGGCGTGGCCGTGCGCGACTCCAAAGACCCGTCGCGACCCGCTCTTTGCTACACCCTCGACGAACTCGACGCGTTCATCTCGGGTGTCAAGGCGGGGGAATTCGACCGGTTCCTGTGAGGGAGCCGAGGTTGTCGCCGACCACGTCCGGGTGAATCAGACGGCAGCCGGCGCGCAGCCACGGCACCAGGGTCTCGTGGAAACTCGCCGGGCAGGTCAACGCCCGTGTGTTGGTGAGTGATTCCGCGGTCGTGGGCACGGCGGCAGCGGAGAGATCGCGGTGCCGGTAGGAGAACTGCCGGTCGGGCGAGGCCCACAGCACGACCGCACGGTCGTCGGGCACGATCTCGGTCCGGGGGAGTGCGCCGGGCTTCGCCTCGGCGCCGGCCGCCGCCAAGTCGACGGCGCGGCGCGGTACTTCCACACCCCAGGTGAACACGGTCGGGAAGCAGGGCAGCGCCGCGGCGGTGGCCGCGGCCTGGCGCCGGCCGATCCGGACGCTCGTCACGATCGTCCGGGCACCGGCGCGCATCGCCCGGTAGGTGAGGCCCCGGTCACGCAGGCCGACGGACAGCGGCATGGGCACCGCTCCGAGACGCCAGCAGGCCAGGACCGCCTGGACGAGTTCGACCCCGGCGGGGAGTTGTACGGCGACGGTGTCGGTTCCGCGTACCCCATATGCGGCGAACGTCGTTGCCAGCCGGTCGACTTCGTGGTCGAGCCCGGCCCAGGTCCACTGCCGTGCCGGGCGGCCGGTCAGCCGGTGGATGTCGGGGGGATCGGCGATTGCGGGGGAGTCCGGATGCCGCGCCGCGTGGGTGCGCACCAGGTTGTTCGGGTCCTCGTCGTATGCCTGCGCGCGAGGGGCCATGACCTCTGAGTGATGGCGCATTCCCCCCACAGTAGCCGCAGGGGGCGTACCCGTGGAGGAGGGCCGCGCGATCCGTCGCGCGGCCCTCGGATTGGGGATAGTCCTCGGGTCAGGCCTCGCTGAGGCCGATCTTCTCGTGGGCTTTCCGCAGGCCCTTCGGCGCGTACCACGCGGCCGGCCCCAGCAGGCGCATCGTCGCCGGGACGAGCACACCGCGCACCAGCGTCGCGTCGATGAGGATCGCCGCGGCGGCGCCCAGGCCGAACAGCTGCAGGAAGCTGACGGAACTGGTCAGGAACGCCACGAAGGTGACGGCGAGCAGCACGGCCGCGGTGCTGACGATGCGGCCGGTGCGGGCGAGCCCGTGGGTGACCGCGTCGGTGTCGGAGTACCCGGCGTCGTGCAGCTCCTTGATGCGGCTGATGACGAACACCTCGTAGTCCATGGAGAGTCCGAAGGCGATGCAGAACAGCAGCACCGTCATCGAGGTGTCCATCGGCAGCGGGGTGAACCCGAGCAGGTCGGCGAAGTGGCCGTCCTGGAACACCCACACGGTGATGCCCATGGCCGCCGCGATGCTGAGGCCGTTGAGGACGAGGGCGCGCAGCGGCTGCACGATGCTGCCCGTGAACAGGAACAGGACCACGAACGTCGTCAGCGCGATGAGGGCGACGGCGAGCGGGATGCGGTCCGCGATGGCCTGCTTGGTGTCGACGAGTTCGGCGTCGTCGCCGCCGACGAGGGTGTCGGTGTCCGGGGCCTCGGGTACCGCGCGGATGTCGCGCACCAAGTCCTGGACGTCATCCGACTTCGGGGCGAACGACGTGACCACGGACAGCAGTTGCGCGTCGGGCCGGGCCAGGGCGGCGTTCGCCGGGCCGGCCGCGGGGCCGCCGGAGGCGAAGGCGCCGTGGGCGGTGTCGACGCGTGCGACGCCCGGCAGCGCCGAGATGTCGGTGGCGTACGCGGCGAGGTCGGTGTTGGCGCCGGAGCCGGTGACGACCACGTCGATGGTGTGCGTCTCGTCGCCCGGGTAGTCCTCGCGCAGCGCGTCCCCGACCTGGTGGATCGCGCTGCCCGACGGGAGCACCCGCTCGTCGGGGGTGCCGAACTTGACGCCCAGCAGCGGAGCCGCGGCGACGAGCAGGACGACCAGTACGGGCGCGGCGGTGAGCACCGGCCGTTTGGCGACGGCGCCGGCGAGTTTGCTCCAGAACGGTGTCTCGGCGCCCTGGACTCCCTTGACGCCCTTGATGCGGCCGTACTCGACGCGCGGGCCGAGCACCGCGAGCAGTGCGGGGGCGATGAAGAGCGCCGCGAGTGCGGAGATCGCGACGACCCCGATGCCGGCGTACGCGAAGGAGCGCAGGAAGTACATCGGGAACACCAGGAGCACCGCGAGCGCCGCGGCCACCGTGGCGGCGGAGAAGACGATGGTCCGGCCGGCCGTCTGCACCGTGCGGACGACCGCTTCGGGGACCGTCGCGCCGGCGTGCACGAGTTCGCGGTGCCGGGCGACGATGAGCAGGCCGTAGTCGATCGCCAGGCCGAGGCCGAGCGCGGTCGTCAGGTTGATGGAGAAGATCGACACGTCGGTCAGCGAACCGAGCACGAACAGCTCGCCGAACGTGCCCATGATGGCGACGAAGCCGATGGCGAGGGGGACGAGCGCCGCCACGACGCTGCCGAACGCCAGGACGAGCAGGACCAGCGTGACCGGGACGGCGATGCCCTCGGCGATCCCGAGACTCTTGCCGACCTGGGCGTTGACCTCGGGGCCGAGTGCCGCGCCACCGCCGATTCTGACGGTGATGGGCCCGTCCGCGGCGAGGTCGGAGGCGAGTGCGGAGCGCACGCCTGCCGGGAGTTCCTCGATGTCGTCGTCGGTCTGGGCGATC is from Yinghuangia sp. ASG 101 and encodes:
- a CDS encoding ATP-dependent Clp protease ATP-binding subunit, which gives rise to MFERFTDRARRVVVLAQEEARMLNHNYIGTEHILLGLIHEGEGVAAKALESLGISLEAVRQQVEEIIGQGQQAPSGHIPFTPRAKKVLELSLREALQLGHNYIGTEHILLGLIREGEGVAAQVLVKLGADLNRVRQQVIQLLSGYSGEKTASPGGAGQEGTPSTSLVLDQFGRNLTQAAREGKLDPVIGREKEIERVMQVLSRRTKNNPVLIGEPGVGKTAVVEGLAQAIVKGEVPETLKDKQLYTLDLGALVAGSRYRGDFEERLKKVLKEIRTRGDIILFIDELHTLVGAGAAEGAIDAASILKPMLARGELQTIGATTLDEYRKHLEKDAALERRFQPIQVAEPSLPHTIEILKGLRDRYEAHHRVSITDAALVAAATLADRYISDRFLPDKAIDLIDEAGSRMRIRRMTAPPDLREFDEKIANVRREKESAIDAQDFEKAASLRDKEKTLLADKAKREKEWKAGDMDVVAEVDEELIAEVLSTATGIPVFKLTEEESARLLRMEDELHKRVIGQKDAIKALSQAIRRTRAGLKDPKRPGGSFIFAGPSGVGKTELSKTLAEFLFGDEDALIQLDMSEFSEKHTVSRLFGSPPGYVGYEEGGQLTEKVRRKPFSVVLFDEVEKAHPDIFNSLLQILEDGRLTDSQGRVVDFKNTVIIMTTNLGTRDISKGFGLGFSGSSDVKTGYDRMKAKVNEELKQHFRPEFLNRVDDTIVFHQLSEDDIIQIVDLMIAKVDERLKDRDMGIELTPAAKKLLAKKGYDPLLGARPLRRTIQREIEDSLSEKILYAELRPGTIVVVGTEGDGDDEKFTFVGEEKAALPDVPPVEAAGSGPDLSKGEAT
- a CDS encoding ATP-binding protein is translated as MHAIAASSEPVHILRLPSDPGSVAAAREHVEVLCRKFGLDAFAPVQVVSELAGNAVEHAGMSGGLEVWVSIDPSYMWIEVVDFAPEFVPVLDTIEEPGEEQERGRGLLIARMLAERIEALVLDDRKALCACFPVSL
- a CDS encoding helix-turn-helix domain-containing protein codes for the protein MSVDPQHTVKRKRLGQELRRLREERGITRNAAAAAMKCDASKISRMELARAYVTAHDLAVLCQLYDVPPQQRFELESLLVGKRPRHWWRAYADVMSAGLTDFVALEDDAEAELEYHPMVVCGLLQTPAYIETIMRTGFHTFDIDQIESMTAVRMARQRRLVDEPTLRFHGITTEAALNFELGGPEVMREQFLHMAEMAGLPNVTMQIVPFTAGRSAVQGAGFVVLKFADPVDPSVAFMDSISGIIPRDTQRDIRRCDRLFGQIQSAALSPEDSVALLLERAESAS
- a CDS encoding DUF397 domain-containing protein; this encodes MNKNELYQADLTYAGWTKSSFSEMGSSCVELAPISGGVAVRDSKDPSRPALCYTLDELDAFISGVKAGEFDRFL
- a CDS encoding class I adenylate-forming enzyme family protein; amino-acid sequence: MRHHSEVMAPRAQAYDEDPNNLVRTHAARHPDSPAIADPPDIHRLTGRPARQWTWAGLDHEVDRLATTFAAYGVRGTDTVAVQLPAGVELVQAVLACWRLGAVPMPLSVGLRDRGLTYRAMRAGARTIVTSVRIGRRQAAATAAALPCFPTVFTWGVEVPRRAVDLAAAGAEAKPGALPRTEIVPDDRAVVLWASPDRQFSYRHRDLSAAAVPTTAESLTNTRALTCPASFHETLVPWLRAGCRLIHPDVVGDNLGSLTGTGRIPPP
- a CDS encoding MMPL family transporter; this encodes MLERIGKIAAYRARTVLITSVVLLVAAAIVGFGAFGVLEGEGFDDPASDSSKADRRLEEVFGKAPELIVEVHARTGSVDAPEVADAGRRLTEALGAEEGIDGAISYWTTGAPALKANDGTKALVIAQTDDDIEELPAGVRSALASDLAADGPITVRIGGGAALGPEVNAQVGKSLGIAEGIAVPVTLVLLVLAFGSVVAALVPLAIGFVAIMGTFGELFVLGSLTDVSIFSINLTTALGLGLAIDYGLLIVARHRELVHAGATVPEAVVRTVQTAGRTIVFSAATVAAALAVLLVFPMYFLRSFAYAGIGVVAISALAALFIAPALLAVLGPRVEYGRIKGVKGVQGAETPFWSKLAGAVAKRPVLTAAPVLVVLLVAAAPLLGVKFGTPDERVLPSGSAIHQVGDALREDYPGDETHTIDVVVTGSGANTDLAAYATDISALPGVARVDTAHGAFASGGPAAGPANAALARPDAQLLSVVTSFAPKSDDVQDLVRDIRAVPEAPDTDTLVGGDDAELVDTKQAIADRIPLAVALIALTTFVVLFLFTGSIVQPLRALVLNGLSIAAAMGITVWVFQDGHFADLLGFTPLPMDTSMTVLLFCIAFGLSMDYEVFVISRIKELHDAGYSDTDAVTHGLARTGRIVSTAAVLLAVTFVAFLTSSVSFLQLFGLGAAAAILIDATLVRGVLVPATMRLLGPAAWYAPKGLRKAHEKIGLSEA